Proteins from a single region of Hydrogenimonas thermophila:
- a CDS encoding acyl-CoA dehydratase activase, with the protein MSYYAGIDIGSTAIKIVIIDDNQEIVGKKVSGSGSMFYKYAKESLEQLVKDIGIERDDIAYIVATGYGRKLFKEADETISEITANAIGAKKAGEKFGKVRTIINIGGQDSKAISLDENGNVVNFAMNDRCAAGTGKFLDVAAAKLEIDVEELGEYHFKANGTPLSINSTCAVFAESEIIGLLGNEHSKEDIVAGIHFSIAKRIIRLTKKVGLNDIIYFDGGPALNAGLVAAIEDELGRELAIPSYPQITTALGAALMGTWVST; encoded by the coding sequence ATGTCTTATTATGCTGGTATCGATATAGGTTCTACTGCCATAAAGATAGTCATTATAGATGACAATCAAGAGATTGTAGGTAAAAAAGTTTCCGGAAGCGGAAGTATGTTTTACAAATATGCAAAAGAGAGTCTTGAACAGTTAGTTAAAGATATTGGAATAGAAAGAGATGATATTGCCTATATTGTAGCTACAGGGTATGGTCGTAAACTCTTTAAAGAGGCAGATGAGACAATAAGCGAAATAACGGCAAATGCCATTGGTGCTAAAAAAGCTGGTGAAAAGTTTGGAAAAGTAAGAACTATCATAAACATAGGAGGTCAAGACTCTAAAGCTATCAGTTTAGATGAAAATGGAAATGTTGTAAACTTTGCTATGAATGATCGCTGTGCCGCTGGTACAGGTAAATTTTTAGATGTAGCTGCCGCCAAACTTGAAATTGATGTAGAAGAGCTTGGAGAGTATCACTTTAAAGCAAATGGAACACCACTATCTATAAATAGTACTTGTGCTGTCTTTGCTGAATCTGAAATTATAGGACTGTTGGGTAATGAACACTCAAAAGAGGATATTGTAGCAGGCATACACTTCTCTATAGCAAAACGCATCATACGACTTACTAAAAAAGTAGGCTTGAATGACATTATCTACTTCGATGGCGGACCAGCACTAAATGCTGGACTTGTTGCCGCCATTGAAGATGAACTTGGACGAGAATTGGCAATTCCAAGCTACCCTCAAATTACCACTGCGTTAGGAGCAGCACTAATGGGAACATGGGTAAGTACCTGA
- a CDS encoding 4Fe-4S binding protein, with the protein MSKLYEKIQKLDIRKLRFWIQLLTFILFVYGGYLAIDFGRELPIFSCGYNEEKGGMCYFMPLQHQLARPYERLFSFASIGVLTAFLTFLVWFIIFNKAWCGYVCPLGTLQDWITAIRKRLHIPYSSYSENTYRHLKKIKYIFLFIVLIFPLLLGSGILDGEWRGAFCKMCPGRLITPMFTGDFSQWSIDFSSNTAIFLTAFGIAFTILFFVGSFLKKRFFCFFCPMSAMHYILSPLAILKLKKSGDKCTKCGDCYRVCDMQIKDIADDVESTNILRDDCILCLKCVAACPEEDALRLDIVNMALFRSTKGGFAKRMGFEGEFDAKK; encoded by the coding sequence ATGAGTAAACTGTATGAGAAGATTCAAAAGTTAGATATTCGTAAACTGAGATTTTGGATACAGCTTTTAACATTTATTCTATTTGTCTATGGCGGCTATCTTGCCATAGATTTTGGAAGGGAACTTCCTATATTTTCTTGTGGATATAATGAAGAGAAAGGTGGAATGTGCTACTTTATGCCACTGCAACACCAACTTGCAAGACCATATGAGAGACTCTTTAGTTTTGCAAGTATCGGTGTTTTAACAGCTTTTTTAACCTTTTTAGTATGGTTTATTATCTTTAACAAAGCTTGGTGCGGTTATGTCTGCCCGTTAGGAACTTTGCAAGATTGGATAACAGCAATAAGAAAAAGATTACATATTCCATACAGCAGTTACAGCGAAAATACATATAGACATTTAAAAAAGATCAAATATATTTTTCTCTTTATTGTCCTGATTTTTCCACTTCTTCTTGGATCTGGTATTTTAGATGGTGAGTGGAGAGGTGCATTTTGTAAAATGTGTCCCGGAAGACTCATAACACCAATGTTTACCGGCGATTTCAGCCAATGGAGCATAGACTTTTCAAGCAATACCGCCATATTTTTAACAGCATTTGGCATTGCATTTACCATACTCTTCTTTGTAGGTTCATTTCTAAAAAAACGTTTCTTCTGCTTCTTTTGTCCAATGAGTGCAATGCACTACATTTTAAGCCCTTTGGCAATTTTAAAACTTAAAAAGTCAGGAGACAAATGCACAAAGTGCGGAGACTGTTACAGAGTCTGCGATATGCAGATAAAAGATATTGCAGATGATGTAGAGAGTACAAATATTTTACGAGATGACTGCATACTCTGCTTAAAGTGTGTAGCGGCTTGTCCAGAAGAGGATGCCCTGCGTTTAGACATTGTCAATATGGCACTGTTTCGCTCTACAAAAGGTGGGTTTGCAAAACGTATGGGTTTTGAAGGAGAGTTTGATGCAAAAAAATGA
- a CDS encoding double-cubane-cluster-containing anaerobic reductase — translation MQKNDTPKKSQKRARKIEDFKARHKRHKAMEAVKVLDEIKYGFADPLESMNYFYDLFDKVYCQDNKEVVNKPVIGTLCIQIPYEIIYALDAVPLRLCNGHHTDEQNGGEFMPAKSCSLVKATLGMLQQKSFPFRDRIDLIVHPTTCDQKTKSISTVEEMGYDVYHMEFPRVKESEESREYWRRSVRKFTKDLSKELGQKLTRKRVKEAIVKVGKAQIAYHRLNELRKLESVPILGKDIFLITNAFFFDDIERWTEMTIKVCEEVEQRAKDGFNAAGRRSPRILYTGSPPVFPNLKLPLMIEQADGIIVADESCSANRLFNDMVSVDEWFLYDMVDAIADRYLKGCTCPIFTRNDDRKRRLKELVEAYNIDGVVYQSFAGCQVYEMEHRSIQQEMEKIGIPMLYVETDYSPGQGGQLSTRIEAFIESMKVRKRGSV, via the coding sequence ATGCAAAAAAATGATACACCTAAAAAGTCTCAAAAAAGAGCAAGAAAGATAGAAGACTTTAAAGCCCGTCACAAACGTCACAAGGCGATGGAAGCTGTTAAAGTGTTAGATGAGATCAAGTATGGTTTTGCAGATCCTTTAGAGTCTATGAACTACTTTTATGATCTGTTTGATAAAGTCTATTGTCAAGATAACAAAGAGGTTGTAAATAAACCTGTCATAGGAACGCTTTGCATTCAAATTCCTTATGAAATCATCTATGCGTTAGATGCTGTTCCTCTGCGCCTTTGCAACGGTCACCATACAGATGAGCAAAACGGTGGTGAATTTATGCCGGCTAAATCATGTTCGCTTGTAAAAGCAACACTTGGAATGCTTCAACAAAAGAGTTTTCCTTTTAGAGATAGAATAGATTTAATTGTTCATCCGACTACTTGTGATCAAAAAACAAAATCTATCTCTACCGTTGAGGAGATGGGATATGATGTTTACCATATGGAGTTTCCAAGGGTAAAAGAGAGTGAAGAGAGCAGAGAGTATTGGCGACGCTCTGTTAGAAAATTTACAAAAGATCTATCTAAAGAGCTTGGACAAAAACTTACAAGAAAAAGAGTTAAAGAGGCAATAGTCAAAGTAGGTAAAGCTCAAATAGCTTATCACCGTTTAAATGAGCTTAGAAAACTTGAATCAGTACCGATTCTTGGGAAAGATATATTTCTTATTACCAATGCATTCTTTTTTGATGATATTGAGCGTTGGACAGAGATGACCATCAAAGTTTGCGAAGAGGTTGAACAAAGGGCAAAAGATGGATTTAATGCTGCAGGCAGAAGATCACCTAGAATACTCTATACAGGCTCACCTCCAGTCTTTCCAAACTTGAAACTTCCATTGATGATAGAGCAAGCAGACGGAATAATTGTAGCTGACGAAAGCTGTTCTGCAAATCGCCTATTTAACGATATGGTCTCTGTAGATGAGTGGTTTTTGTACGATATGGTCGATGCTATTGCAGACAGATACCTAAAAGGATGCACCTGCCCTATTTTTACAAGAAATGATGATAGAAAAAGGCGACTCAAAGAGTTGGTAGAGGCATATAACATTGATGGTGTGGTCTATCAATCATTTGCAGGATGCCAAGTTTATGAGATGGAGCATCGATCTATTCAACAAGAGATGGAAAAGATTGGTATTCCTATGCTATATGTCGAAACAGATTACAGTCCTGGTCAAGGCGGGCAACTATCTACACGAATAGAAGCTTTTATAGAGTCAATGAAAGTACGTAAAAGAGGGAGTGTTTAA
- a CDS encoding AI-2E family transporter, giving the protein MTKTSVYHTIVALASIVVIIAGLKYSASLIVPFLLSIFISLLLMPLLRWLIKKGIPKMVAFFMVIIFVFLLFISISGLITSQMADLFKNSEHWQTLMVENLKLWIMHLKDLGIDIDQELFFSMLQPQRIFTFALSIVKNASMMLSYSFLIFFTVVFMLLESFSIKTKIEYLEKNGSPGLAHRIDLFTEKLNHYFTLKAFTSLLTGIWISAVLYSFDVPYPLLWGLGGFMLNFIPVIGSIIAAIPPVLIALATQGYADALWIAGWFIVINVVIGNILEPKIMGKGLEISELVVFLSLVFWGWVFGKVGMLLAVPLTMVVKFALETSDSTRWIAVLLSDIVKDNKKRV; this is encoded by the coding sequence ATGACAAAAACATCAGTCTATCATACAATTGTTGCATTGGCTTCTATAGTAGTTATAATTGCAGGATTAAAGTATTCTGCCTCTTTGATTGTTCCATTCTTATTATCTATCTTTATATCACTTCTTTTAATGCCACTATTGCGATGGCTTATAAAAAAAGGCATTCCTAAAATGGTGGCTTTTTTTATGGTCATTATTTTTGTTTTTCTATTATTTATCTCAATCTCTGGTTTAATAACAAGTCAAATGGCAGATTTGTTTAAAAATTCTGAGCATTGGCAAACTTTGATGGTTGAAAATCTAAAACTATGGATAATGCATTTAAAAGATCTTGGTATAGATATAGATCAAGAACTATTTTTTTCAATGCTTCAGCCACAAAGAATTTTTACTTTTGCTCTTTCTATTGTTAAAAATGCTTCTATGATGTTATCGTATTCATTTCTTATATTTTTCACCGTTGTATTTATGTTATTAGAATCATTCTCTATAAAAACAAAAATAGAGTATTTAGAAAAGAATGGATCACCAGGGTTAGCACATAGAATAGATCTTTTTACAGAGAAACTAAATCACTATTTTACATTGAAAGCATTTACCAGTTTATTAACAGGTATATGGATTTCAGCTGTACTATATTCATTTGATGTTCCATATCCACTGCTATGGGGTCTTGGAGGTTTTATGCTGAATTTTATTCCTGTAATAGGTTCAATTATAGCAGCAATTCCTCCTGTTCTTATTGCTCTTGCTACTCAAGGTTATGCAGATGCTTTATGGATAGCAGGATGGTTTATAGTCATAAATGTGGTTATTGGAAATATCTTAGAGCCTAAAATCATGGGTAAAGGTTTAGAGATATCTGAACTTGTTGTATTCTTATCACTTGTATTTTGGGGATGGGTTTTTGGAAAGGTTGGAATGCTTTTAGCAGTTCCATTGACTATGGTGGTAAAATTTGCCCTTGAAACTTCTGACTCAACTAGATGGATAGCAGTACTTTTAAGTGATATTGTTAAAGATAATAAGAAAAGAGTATAG
- a CDS encoding 4Fe-4S binding protein: MVNFIKRDGNDLFKNRFFRFIFKNKKFVFTLRILVAFLFFYAIFMGFYNPSKENIFTTALFWGIFWPLFIVTTLPTFGRIFCGICPHGFLGRYITKIGLKKSMPKWMQNRFIGVMLLFLGWWGVYYIFPGVYRTPLGTATLFLVMTIVAFTIYYLYKDMSYCKYICPIGTALRGYSKLSFTQFRSYNKACSECKTFDCAKSCPYGLSPFNFNKKSSMNDCTLCMECSHSCEAIGFKFVKPGNAIYQKFKTLKAEVWVFILILAAIPISMAFHHGLGRSNIGDQMIWVKTAEFFKGFINFGSIDPIGLFAFLYATLFTVASAVIGMWIASKILKKDFNTVFYTLGYAFAPLFILASMAHALEFFFTSNSARIVEGFAWGFGMDVDVDPLAKRGDKWLMFFHMFRWIAVIWAFYILYKRMAYIDAPKKRKILAYPFASLLIIFFIGVNLYRNYVIDTYGRKAHHRGGMHNSRSVGMVPGQNIEIPKIKVSIKDIVWFTDRLPVKNPKASMKSMGHRRGNLYLKKLYLVSGTLQQPACVANVKGTFYTVDSNNSLKRVKPKYNGCATVELKMSENGYYKAYYLQKEKRYIRIAKYEYKHFRHGSNRESLNKLKPETVTEIPFDIIRLKSKDEKPYYREQSGDKITFKVVKDGKPIKGAEVTITTELGWQKHLVTGSDGTVSFRHIKDHFDNGKRVNRYFRENYIIAAYYKSSDGREYVITQTSQFMPSRSEYQSKGYALIIAIILLIALVGGVAIYRYRTHKPFKEVILDE; encoded by the coding sequence ATGGTCAACTTCATAAAACGTGATGGCAACGATCTATTTAAAAACCGTTTTTTCCGTTTTATTTTTAAGAATAAAAAGTTTGTTTTTACTCTACGCATATTGGTTGCATTTCTCTTTTTCTATGCCATATTTATGGGATTTTACAACCCTTCTAAAGAGAATATCTTCACAACAGCTCTATTTTGGGGAATATTTTGGCCACTTTTTATTGTAACTACCCTTCCAACCTTTGGACGCATTTTTTGCGGTATCTGTCCACACGGATTTCTTGGCAGATACATTACAAAAATCGGTTTGAAAAAGAGTATGCCAAAGTGGATGCAGAACCGTTTTATTGGGGTTATGCTGCTCTTTCTTGGATGGTGGGGTGTTTACTACATTTTCCCTGGAGTTTACCGTACACCTTTAGGAACTGCAACACTCTTTTTAGTAATGACGATTGTTGCTTTTACCATCTACTATCTTTACAAAGATATGAGTTATTGCAAATATATCTGCCCGATCGGTACGGCACTAAGAGGCTATAGCAAACTCTCTTTTACACAGTTTAGATCTTACAATAAAGCCTGCTCGGAGTGTAAAACTTTTGATTGTGCAAAATCTTGCCCTTACGGTTTAAGCCCTTTTAATTTCAATAAAAAGAGCTCTATGAATGACTGTACTCTTTGTATGGAGTGTTCACACTCTTGCGAAGCTATAGGCTTTAAGTTTGTAAAACCGGGCAATGCCATCTACCAAAAGTTTAAAACTCTAAAAGCAGAAGTTTGGGTATTTATACTTATTTTAGCCGCTATACCAATATCTATGGCATTTCACCATGGACTTGGTAGAAGCAACATAGGCGATCAGATGATATGGGTTAAAACAGCAGAGTTTTTTAAAGGGTTCATAAACTTTGGATCAATCGATCCTATTGGACTTTTTGCTTTTCTTTATGCAACACTCTTTACCGTAGCATCTGCTGTTATTGGAATGTGGATTGCATCCAAAATTTTGAAAAAAGATTTTAACACAGTCTTTTACACACTTGGTTACGCCTTTGCACCACTCTTTATTTTAGCTTCTATGGCCCACGCTTTAGAGTTTTTCTTTACATCAAACTCTGCTAGGATTGTTGAGGGATTTGCGTGGGGATTTGGAATGGATGTAGATGTAGATCCTCTTGCAAAGCGTGGTGACAAGTGGTTGATGTTCTTTCATATGTTTCGGTGGATAGCCGTTATTTGGGCATTTTATATTCTTTACAAGCGAATGGCATACATAGATGCACCTAAAAAGAGAAAGATTTTGGCTTATCCATTTGCAAGTCTGCTCATTATCTTTTTTATAGGTGTAAATCTTTACCGTAACTATGTGATAGATACATACGGCAGAAAAGCCCACCACAGAGGTGGAATGCATAACAGCAGATCAGTTGGTATGGTACCGGGACAAAACATAGAAATACCAAAAATTAAAGTCTCTATAAAAGATATTGTCTGGTTTACTGATCGTTTGCCGGTAAAAAATCCAAAAGCTTCAATGAAAAGTATGGGGCATCGAAGAGGAAATTTATATTTAAAAAAACTCTATTTGGTAAGCGGTACTCTACAACAACCTGCTTGTGTTGCCAATGTTAAAGGTACATTCTATACAGTAGACAGTAACAACAGCCTAAAAAGAGTAAAACCAAAATATAACGGGTGTGCAACAGTTGAACTAAAAATGTCTGAAAATGGATACTACAAAGCTTACTATCTGCAAAAAGAAAAGAGATATATCCGTATAGCAAAGTATGAATACAAGCATTTCAGACATGGCTCAAACAGAGAATCTTTAAATAAATTAAAACCTGAAACAGTAACAGAAATACCATTTGACATTATTCGCTTAAAATCAAAAGATGAGAAACCATACTATAGAGAGCAAAGCGGTGACAAAATCACTTTTAAAGTAGTCAAAGATGGAAAACCTATAAAAGGTGCTGAAGTTACAATAACCACAGAGCTTGGCTGGCAAAAGCATTTAGTAACTGGTAGTGACGGTACTGTCTCATTTAGACATATTAAAGATCACTTTGACAATGGTAAAAGAGTAAACAGATATTTTAGAGAAAACTACATTATAGCGGCATACTATAAAAGCAGTGACGGTAGAGAGTATGTCATAACGCAAACAAGTCAGTTTATGCCTTCAAGAAGTGAGTACCAATCTAAAGGTTATGCACTAATTATAGCAATAATTTTACTCATAGCCCTTGTAGGAGGAGTTGCAATCTATAGATATAGAACTCACAAACCTTTTAAAGAGGTGATTTTAGATGAGTAA
- a CDS encoding biotin/lipoyl-containing protein, whose translation MAKKKKYIDVMDTTFRDGFQSVFGGRVLMEDFLPAVEAAKEAGITHFEFGGGARFQSLFFYLQENAFDMMDKFRETVGPEANLQTLARGINTVMLDTGSREMIDLHAKLFKKHGTTTIRNFDALNDVDNLAYSAECIKKHGLKHEVVVTIMDLPPGCYGAHDADFYEKVLRRILDSGLPFDSVCFKDASGTSNPNKVYETIKMARKLLPEGTHLRLHTHETAGVSVACYLAALEAGVDGIDMAAHPVSGGTSQPDILTMLHATKGSEYDLGGLELEKVLKYEEVLADCLKDYFIPPEATQVSPLIPFSPMPGGALTANTQMMRDSGILHKYPEVIRAMQEVVEKGGYGTSVTPVSQFYWQQAFNNVMFGPWKKIAPGYGRMVLGYFGKTPTEPDPEVVKIAAEQLKLEPTKENPLDIADRDETKSIAHWKKVLEDEGLETTEENIFIAAACDKKGIAFLKGESPLMVRKKDQEEENKKEGGSMSSATGVYTVIVDGQKFNVQVAEGEGEIVVKEAASTPAPASEAEVPAENAPGLTEVTAQVPGNVWKIIKNPGDTVEEGEVIMILEAMKMEIDIPSPKAGRIAKINVSTNQAVQEGQILALVE comes from the coding sequence ATGGCGAAAAAGAAAAAGTATATCGATGTAATGGATACAACTTTCCGTGATGGATTTCAGTCTGTCTTCGGCGGTCGTGTCCTTATGGAGGATTTTCTTCCGGCGGTAGAAGCAGCAAAAGAAGCGGGTATTACTCACTTTGAATTTGGTGGTGGTGCACGTTTTCAGAGCCTTTTCTTCTATTTACAGGAAAATGCATTTGACATGATGGACAAGTTCCGTGAAACTGTAGGTCCAGAAGCAAATCTTCAAACATTGGCACGAGGGATCAATACGGTTATGCTAGATACCGGTAGTCGTGAAATGATTGACCTTCATGCCAAACTATTTAAAAAGCATGGTACAACTACAATTCGAAACTTTGATGCTTTGAATGACGTAGATAACCTAGCATATAGTGCCGAGTGTATTAAAAAGCATGGTCTTAAGCATGAAGTTGTTGTAACTATCATGGACCTTCCTCCTGGATGTTACGGTGCACATGATGCAGATTTCTATGAAAAAGTATTGAGACGTATTTTAGATTCAGGATTACCGTTTGACAGTGTCTGCTTTAAAGATGCAAGTGGTACATCTAATCCAAACAAAGTTTACGAAACTATTAAAATGGCTCGTAAACTTCTTCCTGAAGGAACACATCTCCGCCTTCATACACACGAAACAGCAGGTGTTAGTGTTGCTTGTTATCTTGCAGCTCTAGAAGCAGGTGTAGATGGTATAGATATGGCAGCTCATCCTGTTAGCGGTGGTACAAGCCAACCAGATATTCTTACAATGCTTCACGCAACTAAAGGTAGCGAATATGATCTTGGTGGTTTAGAGCTAGAGAAAGTACTTAAGTATGAAGAAGTATTAGCTGACTGCTTGAAAGATTACTTTATTCCACCTGAAGCTACACAAGTTTCTCCTCTAATTCCATTCTCTCCAATGCCTGGTGGAGCATTAACTGCAAATACTCAAATGATGCGAGACAGTGGAATCTTGCATAAATATCCGGAAGTAATCCGTGCTATGCAAGAAGTTGTTGAAAAAGGTGGTTATGGTACATCTGTAACACCAGTGTCTCAGTTCTATTGGCAACAAGCGTTCAATAACGTAATGTTTGGTCCTTGGAAGAAGATAGCTCCTGGTTATGGACGTATGGTTCTTGGATATTTTGGTAAAACACCTACTGAACCAGATCCAGAAGTTGTAAAGATTGCGGCAGAACAGCTTAAGCTTGAGCCAACAAAAGAGAATCCTTTAGACATAGCAGATCGTGATGAAACTAAGTCAATCGCTCATTGGAAAAAAGTTCTAGAAGATGAGGGACTTGAAACAACAGAAGAGAATATCTTTATCGCAGCTGCTTGCGATAAGAAAGGAATCGCTTTCTTAAAAGGCGAGTCACCATTAATGGTACGTAAAAAAGATCAAGAAGAAGAAAATAAAAAAGAAGGTGGATCTATGAGTAGCGCAACAGGTGTATATACAGTTATAGTTGATGGTCAGAAGTTCAATGTTCAAGTTGCTGAAGGTGAAGGTGAAATTGTAGTAAAAGAGGCTGCAAGCACTCCTGCTCCTGCATCAGAAGCTGAAGTTCCTGCAGAAAATGCTCCAGGTTTAACAGAAGTTACAGCTCAAGTACCTGGTAATGTTTGGAAAATTATTAAAAACCCAGGTGATACTGTAGAAGAGGGTGAAGTAATTATGATTCTTGAAGCAATGAAGATGGAGATAGATATTCCATCTCCTAAAGCAGGAAGAATTGCTAAAATTAATGTTTCTACAAATCAAGCAGTACAAGAGGGGCAGATTCTAGCATTGGTAGAGTAG
- a CDS encoding sodium ion-translocating decarboxylase subunit beta, with the protein MKKSIIAGLLLFFALFAGNAVASEHAASPSHTTEVTKSAQQAENHDKSIWELLKSFYKTTGIYAFTTPQDNVVNGEEEKVSSFHQTWGRIIMIGITLLLFYLAIAKGFEPLLLIPIGFGGLLANIPMANMTGDHGFLGVIYNAGIANEFFPLLIFMGVGAMTDFGPMLANPKTALLGGAAQFGIFGTLVGAAALSQFTPLFDFSLQDCAAISIIGGADGPTSIFIASKLAPDLLGAIAVAAYSYMALVPVIQPPIMKALTTESERVIVMKQQRKVHKLEKLFLPLIVLGLSILLLPESTPLIGAFTFGNFAKESGVVDRLSDTMQNALINIVTILLGLGVGSKLAAEKFLVGDTLGILILGLVAFAVGTAAGVLMAKLMNKFSSEPINPLIGAAGVSAVPMAARVVNKVGMDAKPGNILLMHAMGPNVAGVIGSAVAAGVLISIFN; encoded by the coding sequence ATGAAAAAAAGTATCATAGCAGGTCTGCTGCTGTTTTTTGCACTTTTTGCAGGTAATGCTGTTGCTAGCGAACATGCAGCATCACCTTCACATACAACTGAAGTGACAAAAAGTGCTCAACAAGCAGAGAATCATGATAAAAGTATCTGGGAACTGTTGAAATCATTCTATAAGACTACAGGTATTTATGCATTTACAACACCTCAAGATAATGTTGTAAATGGCGAGGAAGAGAAGGTAAGCTCATTCCATCAAACTTGGGGTCGTATTATTATGATAGGTATTACCCTTCTACTATTCTACCTCGCTATTGCAAAAGGGTTTGAGCCTCTTTTACTGATTCCAATAGGATTTGGTGGTCTTTTAGCTAATATTCCAATGGCAAATATGACTGGCGATCACGGATTTTTGGGAGTAATTTACAATGCCGGTATAGCAAATGAGTTCTTCCCGCTACTTATCTTTATGGGTGTTGGGGCAATGACAGATTTTGGTCCTATGCTTGCAAACCCTAAAACAGCACTTCTTGGTGGTGCGGCTCAGTTTGGTATTTTTGGAACGTTGGTAGGTGCAGCAGCACTTAGCCAATTTACACCACTATTTGATTTCTCACTTCAAGATTGTGCGGCAATCTCAATTATTGGTGGTGCTGACGGTCCGACATCTATCTTTATAGCAAGTAAGCTTGCTCCTGACTTATTGGGTGCAATTGCTGTAGCTGCATACTCATATATGGCACTTGTTCCTGTTATTCAGCCTCCAATTATGAAGGCATTGACTACTGAGAGTGAACGTGTCATTGTTATGAAGCAACAAAGAAAAGTACATAAACTTGAAAAGCTTTTCTTACCATTAATCGTTCTTGGTCTTAGTATTCTTTTATTACCAGAATCAACACCTCTTATTGGTGCATTTACATTTGGTAACTTTGCAAAAGAGTCAGGTGTTGTAGACAGACTAAGTGATACAATGCAAAATGCTTTGATCAACATAGTTACAATTCTTTTAGGTCTTGGTGTTGGTTCAAAACTTGCAGCAGAGAAGTTCCTTGTAGGTGATACTCTTGGAATTTTAATTCTTGGTCTTGTTGCATTTGCTGTAGGTACTGCGGCAGGTGTTTTAATGGCTAAATTGATGAATAAATTTTCGTCAGAACCTATTAACCCACTTATTGGTGCTGCTGGAGTTTCTGCAGTTCCAATGGCAGCAAGGGTTGTAAACAAAGTTGGTATGGATGCTAAACCTGGAAATATTCTTTTAATGCATGCAATGGGTCCAAACGTTGCAGGTGTTATTGGTTCTGCAGTTGCAGCAGGTGTTTTAATCTCTATCTTTAACTAA